The genome window AGCAGGAAAGACAGAACTACCTCTGATTGTCGGTTGCGGCGCGCAGTCGACAAGGGAAACTATTCAACTCTGCAAAGAGGCTGGTGCATCAGGAGGCGACTATGCGCTCGTCCTCCCACCAGCTTACTACGGTGGCCTCCTCACCACCGACCTCATCCTACAACACTTTCGCGAAGTCGCAGACGCAAGCCCGATTCCTCTTCTCATTTACAACTACCCTGGCGCCTGCAGCGGCCTCGATCTCAACTCAGATACCATCATCAACCTCTCGAGTCACCCCAACATTGTCGGCGTAAAGCTGACCTGCGGTAACACTGGCAAGCTGGCTCGGATAGCTGCTGCTACAGCCCCCAAGAAGGGCGACAACAACACGACACCATTCCGGACATTTGGCGGTAGCGTCGATTTCACTCTGCAAACACTCGTCGTCGGTGGCCATGGCATCATCGGTGGAACCGGAAATATTGCACCTCTTGCTTGTGTGAAGCTGATGCAGCTTTGGGATGAGGGCAAGTTGGCAGAAGCGAGAGAGCTGCAGGCAGTTGTGGCCCGCGGTGACTGGACTGCTATCCAAGGAGGATTTGTCTCAGTCAAGGCAGCATTGCAGGAGTACTACGGCTATGGAGGGCTTCCGAGGAAGCCTTGTACATTGCTCGAGGGAGAGAGCCTGACAAAACAGGTTGACGGATTTTCAGAGTTGATTCAGGCTGAGAAGGCATTGCAAAAATAGATGCTTGTAACAAGGTGGGTTTTGGCTTAGGTTTCAAGAGAATCATAGCGTATTGATCATTGAATGAGCTTTCACCTGAACATACTGGCAAGACAAGTGTTGTAATGAATGACAATGGTCGCGTCCCAATTCCCCGTCGACAAATTGGACGTCACTTTGTCGCCTACTGCATGCACTTTGGCTGATATTCAGTGGATTGGTTGGGGAATCTCCCAACCTAGAAATGGGTGCTGTACTACTCCGACGAGACGGGGCGCCTCTTCAATCTTTCCGTCTTAGTGCCTCTGCATAGATGATGTTGTTCGATCCTCTGATACAGCTTCGACAAAACACTCATTGCGGTTATTCTTGCTTCAAGATCATAAGAGCCCTGTAAACGCGCCCGTTTCCGCCGTATTTGGTATCATCTTGGAGAAACTCTATTCCGATCACGAAGCCAAGGCGCTTGTAGAGGTCCACCCCGTCCTCTATAGCATGTATGAAGATGGCAAGGCCCAATTCTTCGGCTTTTGATATGCCACTTTTGATCAAAGCAGTGCCTATGCCTTTGCCTTGGTTGTCCGGATGAACTGCCAGGTAGCCCAGTTGTCacaaaaagcgggcccactcTATGTGGGCAGCATTAACCACATCCATATCTCGTGACACCAGTCCTACATGACAAGCATAATAAGCACTTGGGAGATGGAAGCCGCAAGTTAGAGGAAAGACACACGCATGGAAGCTCTTCTACTTAGAATTCATCCTCCGCCTCCCGAATAGGGACAAGCAAATCGTCCGACTCCTCGTTAGGATCCCAATGAGCTGTCACGGCAACGCGCTGGATCTCCGCTTCTTCCTCTTGGCTGACAAACGGAACCACGGCATCGGGCCAAGCCGGGGCCCCGCCGATGCTCTTGGCGTGGGATGCGGGCAGAATCCACCGAGCATATCCCACTATTCGCCCGGTGACGGAATCCACGGCCTTTTGATGTCGCTTCGTATCGGGGTCACTGATGAGGTTTCGCGGCGTTCGCTTGGCTATCTGCATGATATGGTACTCATGGGTCCGATGGCACCAGGCGAGCTGCCAGTGGGGATCTGCCCAGAAGGCGGGGATGTTATTTCTGGTCAGCCAGCTCATGGCTGTCGGCCACAGTGCAGCCCGTAATGATGATTTTGGATGTAGTTTCCATCGCTTCGACTTGCGAAAACAGCGCAAGACCATGCTGGTTCTTTGGACAGAAGGACCGCAGCAAAGCGATATCTTGTGGGAGCTCATGACACTTTTGGACAACGTGGTCACTTGGTGGGTTTTCTGCCGTGGCCCGGCTATCGGCATTTTGGAACTGCATACAGCACCACCCCTGCATGCCAGGCCATGAACCAACATGTCAGCCTGACTGCTATCTAGCTCGGAGCTCAGCCAAGTTTTCGAACGACAATACAGTCCTTTGGAACAATAAATGGGCGTGTAACAGAATTGAAGAAGCTGTTACGGATCGAAAGACACCTGCTTAGTACACCTTCTATCTCGAAGGGCTACAATGACTCACCATCTGTGATTTGAGACTTTCGTTGAATACGTTCATGTATCGAAGCCGAAAGCTGTTCTTAAGAGCCTCAACACTCTGCCTCTTCACCCTGATGCAAGCTGTCGATCCTTCTACAGCTATGATGCAGGTTTCTAGCACTCACAGACGGCGACAGGCTGGAGAAGTCCGTCTGCCTTTCCCCGCCTTACCCAAGTCTCCAACGCTCTCAGAACAGTGTCGCGTGACCGTCATTCTCACCTCAACTCGTGATGATTCATCTCGTTGTCTTGCATAAACCTCCTTCCTTCTCTTTTCACTTGTCGTCAAATGATCACCATGGCAATTCTTGTCATCCATCACCCAATGAATACCGCCTCTTCAAACCCCGCATCAAACCCCGTGCTTCGTGCCCCGACCTAATCGCGACTAAACTCTGACGACGTGCCAACAAGGCCAGGCTATCCCCGGAAGAGGAAACGAGCTGACCCCCACGGAGGGATCTATGTATTTCTGGCTTGTCTGGCGTTTCTGTTCGGGGCCTAGCCCGACGTCCGAGCGGCTCTGCGGGTCCGGATCTGCGGGGCTGACCCCCATCCATCCCGTAATTCATGCGGGGAGCGGGTCGGACGCGAGACCACGAATCCGCGAAGAGGTTGTGTGTACTTGAACCGAAATGGTCTGATGCGTCTCTGATGGTTGCTCCCCTCTCTTCTCTCAAGGCTTGACATCTCAAGTCAGCTTTCCCCGCAGGTACCTCAATTCGCATCCTACCGTACGAGACGGCGCACGAATCACCTGAGTTTGGCTCCATGCAGAAACCCGTTTCGAGCCGACAATCGAATCTAGTGTAGCTGGCGGCAAATCATGCGGGGACGACTGGGCACCGACGTGGGGGTCTATGAACGTGTCGTAGGTAGATGGGGGGGCTTTTGATCTCCATGAAGCTCATCAGGGTAGTAACTCCAATAAGCATATGAAGAATATCCAGGAGGAACGAGTGTTGCAAGTTGTTTGGCAACATTTATTCAGACAACCACAACTATGCCGACTATTCTGGAAAAGCTCTTTTCTCTGGAGGGCCGCACAGCCGTGGTCACGGGAGGTACCCGGGGAATTGGCCAGGCCATGGCAGTATCACTTGCAGAAGCAGGATCAGATATCATCCTCATCCAAGTAAGAAAGCATGACCACGTAAATATGTAGCTTGACGTTAACAAAAGGAAAGAGAGACGAAAGCAACACTGAAACGAAAACACAAGTCGAGACCCTGGGCAGAAAAAGCTTCATCTACACAGCAGACCTTTCAAATCAAGAGGAAGTGGAGAGCTTGTCGAAGCGCATCTTAGCCGATGGCCACGATGTCAGCATTCTAGTCACCTGTGCCGGCATTCAACGCAGACATCCCGCGCACAAGTTTCCCATGGGCGACTGGGACGAGGTCCTCCAAGTCAACCTCAAGACAGTCTGGACTCTTTGCCGAGACTTTGGCGCTTACATGCTCACACGCAGCCCCAACTCGATAAACGGCCACCGTGGTAGCATCGTCAACGTGGCGTCGCTCGTCAGCTTCCAGGGAGGCATCACGGTGCCGGCCTACGCAGCGGCCAAGGGCGGCATAGCACAGCTGACCAAGGCGCTGAGCAACGAGTGGGCGAGCCAGGGTGTCAACGTGAATGCCATTGCGCCTGGGTATGTTGCAACAGATATGAATGAGGCGCTGATCAATAATCCGGAGAGGGCGGCAAGTATTCTGGCCAGGATCCCCGCGGGAAGATGGGGTACCCCGGATGACTTCAAGGGTGCCACAGTGTTCCTCGCGGGGGCGGGGAGTTTGTACGTTTCGGGAGAGCTGCTTACTGTCGATGGGGGCTGGATGGGCCGATGATACTTGAAGCTGTGTACTTAGTCAAGTAGAGATGTGAGAATACAACATAAAGTAACATCTGGTCCAGAATAGTATCGACATGATCTGCAAACTAAAGCACTGCTCATGGGACGGCATCTTGAGCTGAGTGAACCCCACGCCTTGATGTGTCTTGTATACAACGGCACTTGCTTTCCCCGCTTGGCCACAGGTCAGACTGACGCTCGATTCCAGATGGGCGTGGAGCCAGGAAGAACTCCTCTGTTTGAACATGGTGTGATGTGGCGTGGGGGTTCGGACATTTTCCGATCCTCTGATGGTGTAATGTCATGCATTTACGCACATCATCCCGAGGTTGGATATCTCTGACCTCTAGAGTCAAATAATGTCGAGTGGCAAGAGGACCGTAAGCAAAACCCTCCAACAATAGCTCAAAGCACAACCGAACTCGCGGAAGTGATTTGGAAACAGCTTGATCGGACTATTCGAAGTGATATACTGGCAGTGATTTGGCAAATAATGCGCTTCCAGATAACTGTCATATATCGAGGGATGCTGATGACAGCAATTGGACTAATTCAGTTGCTAAAACTGCAGTATAACTCCAACAATTGAGCCGTCCAACTACCATTCTCTGATGCTGCCGTCGGGGCCATGGAAAACCTTGCACTGCCACGGCTCTGTCTCTTTGGAAATTTTGATAACCATCTCCTCATCGATATCAATGCCCAACCCGTAGCCCGTCGGCGCTTTTACATAACCGCCCTCGATATCGAACACCGTGGGATTCTTCAGATATGTCAAGAGATCGATGTCTCCTGCCTCAGTATTGTAGTGCATTCCCAGACTCATCTCAAGAATAGAAAAGTTGGGCGCTGATAAGGCGACTTGTACGCTTGCCGCAAAGGCGACGGGACCAAGAGGGCAGTGGGGTGCAATTGCCACATCATAGGCTTCGGCCATTGTAGCGATGCGCTTTGTTTCGGATATACCTCCAGCATGAGCAATATCCGGTTGAAGGATGTCGACGCTGGCGTCCTCCAGGAAGCGTTTGATGTCCCATCTCGTGTAAAGACGCTCACCAAAAGCAATCGGAATCGTCGTCTGATTTGAGAGCTGCTTGATGGCTTCCGGGTGCTCGCAAAGTAGGGGCTACTCGATGAATAGGGGTTCATATGGTTCTAGAGCTCTGGCCAGCTGCTTTGCCATTGCCTTGTGCAGGCGGCCGTGGAAATCGAGACCAGCGTCGAGACCAAGAGCCTTGACCTGTTTGAGACGCTCAACTGTGTCTTTCAGGGCTCTGGGAGAGTCAACCCAGTTCATGTCCTCTGTTGCGTTCATCTTGACGCATGTCAGACCTTGAGCAATGCGCTTTTTTCTGAACGGATTATTAGTATCGTAACT of Colletotrichum lupini chromosome 8, complete sequence contains these proteins:
- a CDS encoding 2-deoxy-D-gluconate 3-dehydrogenase, whose amino-acid sequence is MPTILEKLFSLEGRTAVVTGGTRGIGQAMAVSLAEAGSDIILIQRDESNTETKTQVETLGRKSFIYTADLSNQEEVESLSKRILADGHDVSILVTCAGIQRRHPAHKFPMGDWDEVLQVNLKTVWTLCRDFGAYMLTRSPNSINGHRGSIVNVASLVSFQGGITVPAYAAAKGGIAQLTKALSNEWASQGVNVNAIAPGYVATDMNEALINNPERAASILARIPAGRWGTPDDFKGATVFLAGAGSLYVSGELLTVDGGWMGR
- a CDS encoding dihydrodipicolinate synthetase — encoded protein: MSPSANGGPASHNGNGTQHGARPALTPGLYVPTVAFFRSDDSVDVETTRSHAVRLAKAGVAGLVTHGSNGEAVHLDHDERQLINRTTRAALDSAGKTELPLIVGCGAQSTRETIQLCKEAGASGGDYALVLPPAYYGGLLTTDLILQHFREVADASPIPLLIYNYPGACSGLDLNSDTIINLSSHPNIVGVKLTCGNTGKLARIAAATAPKKGDNNTTPFRTFGGSVDFTLQTLVVGGHGIIGGTGNIAPLACVKLMQLWDEGKLAEARELQAVVARGDWTAIQGGFVSVKAALQEYYGYGGLPRKPYDVVRSSDTASTKHSLRLFLLQDHKSPVNAPVSAVFGIILEKLYSDHEAKALVEVHPVLYSMYEDGKAQFFGF
- a CDS encoding acetyltransferase; translation: MTVTRHCSESVGDLGKAGKGRRTSPACRRLVKRQSVEALKNSFRLRYMNVFNESLKSQMLLQFCYTPIYCSKGLYCRSKTWLSSELDSSQADMLVHGLACRGGAVCSSKMPIAGPRQKTHQVTTLSKSVMSSHKISLCCGPSVQRTSMVLRCFRKSKRWKLHPKSSLRAALWPTAMSWLTRNNIPAFWADPHWQLAWCHRTHEYHIMQIAKRTPRNLISDPDTKRHQKAVDSVTGRIVGYARWILPASHAKSIGGAPAWPDAVVPFVSQEEEAEIQRVAVTAHWDPNEESDDLLVPIREAEDEF
- a CDS encoding galactonate dehydratase, translating into MAKIASVRYYRVKPRWLMVKITDENGEYGWGEATLEGHDLAVEGCLEEMIPRIVGLEAGNIEHIWQTFWRHGFYRGGPVFMSAMSGIDIALWDLKGRNLKVPIYELLGGQVRNKVQVYCWIGGDRPSDVEAAAKKRIAQGLTCVKMNATEDMNWVDSPRALKDTVERLKQPLLCEHPEAIKQLSNQTTIPIAFGERLYTRWDIKRFLEDASVDILQPDIAHAGGISETKRIATMAEAYDVAIAPHCPLGPVAFAASVQVALSAPNFSILEMSLGMHYNTEAGDIDLLTYLKNPTVFDIEGGYVKAPTGYGLGIDIDEEMVIKISKETEPWQCKVFHGPDGSIREW